One window from the genome of Glycine soja cultivar W05 chromosome 12, ASM419377v2, whole genome shotgun sequence encodes:
- the LOC114379933 gene encoding probable NOT transcription complex subunit VIP2 isoform X2 produces MSGLLNSSLNGSASNLPDGAGRSFASSFSGAIQGLHNIHGSFNVPNMPGTLTSRNSTINNVPSGGVQQPTGSLSSGRFTSNNLPVALSQLSHGSSHSGITNRGGISVVGNPGFSSSTNGVGGSIPGILPTSAAVGNRNAVPGLGVNPILGNAGPRITSSVGNMVGGGNIGRTGGGLSVPALASRLNLGANSGSGGLGMQGPNRLMSGVLPQGSPQVISMLGNSYPSGGPLSQSHVQAVSNLNSMGMLNDVNTNDSSPFDINDFPQLTSRPSSAGGPQGQLGSLRKQGLGVSPIVQQNQEFSIQNEDFPALPGFKGGNADYAMDMHQKEQLHDNAVPMMQSQHFSMGRSAGFSLGGTYSSHRAQQQQHAPSVSSGNVSFSSVNNQDLLHLHGSDIFPSSHSTYHSQTSGPPGIGLRPLNSPNTVSGMGSYDQLIQQYQQHQNQSQFRLQMSAVNQSFRDQGMKSIQTAQPAPDPFGLLGLLSVIRMSDPDLTSLALGIDLTTLGLNLNSSENLHKTFGSPWSDESAKGDPEFTVPQCYYAKQPPALHQGYFSKFSVETLFYLFYSMPKDEAQLYAASELYNRGWFYHKEHRLWFIRVPNMEPLVKTNTYERGSYHCFDPSIFETVRKDNFVLHYEMLEKRPHLPQL; encoded by the exons ATGTCGGGGTTACTTAAT TCTTCTCTGAATGGATCTGCTTCAAATCTTCCAGATGGTGCTGGACGGTCTTTTGCTTCATCGTTTTCTG GAGCTATTCAAGGATTGCACAATATTCATGGGAGCTTTAATGTTCCCAACATGCCCGGTACACTCACATCAAGAAACTCAACTATAAATAATGTACCATCGGGGGGTGTTCAACAACCCACTGGAAGCCTTTCTAGTGGAAGATTTACATCCAACAATCTCCCAGTTGCATTGTCTCAG CTATCTCATGGAAGCTCCCATTCAGGAATCACCAATAGAGGAGGTATAAGTGTTGTAGGAAACCCTGGATTTAGTAGTAGCACAAATGGAGTTGGTGGTTCTATTCCTGGGATTCTTCCTACATCTGCTGCAGTTGGTAACCGAAATGCTGTTCCAGGATTGGGAGTAAACCCAATTTTGGGAAATGCAGGTCCTCGAATCACAAGTTCTGTGGGAAACATGGTTGGAGGAGGGAATATTGGAAGGACTGGTGGAGGATTGTCTGTGCCTGCTCTCGCATCTCGTCTAAATTTGGGTGCAAACAGTGGATCCGGTGGTTTAGGTATGCAAGGACCGAATCGATTGATGAGTGGTGTGCTTCCACAAG GATCTCCACAGGTAATTTCAATGCTAGGAAATTCTTATCCTAGTGGGGGTCCACTTTCCCAAAGCCATGTTCAAGCAGTGAGTAACTTGAACTCAATGGGGATGTTGAATGATGTGAATACCAATGACAGTTCACCTTTTGACATCAATGACTTCCCTCAACTGACAAGTCGTCCGAGTTCTGCTGGAGGGCCTCAAGGACAGTTGG GTTCTTTACGAAAACAGGGTCTTGGTGTTAGTCCCATTGTTCAACAAAACCAAGAGTTTAgcattcaaaatgaagatttcCCAGCTTTACCAGGATTCAAAG GTGGTAATGCAGATTATGCTATGGATATGCACCAGAAAGAACAACTTCATGACAATGCTGTGCCAATGATGCAATCTCAGCATTTCTCT ATGGGAAGGTCAGCTGGTTTCAGCTTAGGGGGTACATATTCATCACATCGAGCACAACAGCAACAGCATGCTCCTTCAGTCAGTAGTGGCAATGTCTCTTTTTCATCTGTTAACAACCAGGATCTTCTCCATCTACATGGATCAGATATTTTCCCATCTTCACATTCGACCTATCATTCACAG ACCAGTGGACCTCCTGGCATTGGATTAAGGCCGCTAAATTCTCCAAATACAGTTTCTGGTATGGGTTCGTATGACCAGCTCATCCAGCAATATCAACAGCACCAAAATCAGTCCCAGTTCCGCCTTCAAATGTCAGCTGTAAATCAGTCTTTTAGGGATCAGGGCATGAAGTCTATTCAAACTGCACAACCGGCACCAGATCCATTTGGTTTGCTCGGCCTGTTAAGTGTGATCCGGATGAGTGATCCTGACCTGACGTCTCTTgctcttggaattgatcttacTACTCTGGGGTTAAATTTGAATTCATCAGAAAATCTTCACAAGACCTTTGGGTCTCCATGGTCTGATGAATCAGCTAAGGGCGATCCAGAGTTTACTGTGCCACAATGTTATTATGCCAAACAGCCACCTGCTCTACAT CAAGGTTATTTTTCAAAGTTTTCGGTGGAAACAttgttttacttattttacaG CATGCCCAAAGATGAAGCACAATTATACGCCGCCAGTGAGCT TTACAACAGAGGTTGGTTTTATCACAAAGAACATCGTTTGTGGTTTATAAGAGTTCCCAACATGGAGCCGCTGGTTAAAACAAACACATACGAGAGAGGATCTTATCACTGTTTCGATCCAAGCATATTTGAAACCGTCCGAAAG GATAATTTTGTTCTTCATTATGAAATGTTGGAAAAGAGACCACATCTGCCTCAACTTTGA
- the LOC114379933 gene encoding probable NOT transcription complex subunit VIP2 isoform X4 — protein sequence MSGLLNSSLNGSASNLPDGAGRSFASSFSGQSGAASPNFHHTGAIQGLHNIHGSFNVPNMPGTLTSRNSTINNVPSGGVQQPTGSLSSGRFTSNNLPVALSQLSHGSSHSGITNRGGLGVNPILGNAGPRITSSVGNMVGGGNIGRTGGGLSVPALASRLNLGANSGSGGLGMQGPNRLMSGVLPQGSPQVISMLGNSYPSGGPLSQSHVQAVSNLNSMGMLNDVNTNDSSPFDINDFPQLTSRPSSAGGPQGQLGSLRKQGLGVSPIVQQNQEFSIQNEDFPALPGFKGGNADYAMDMHQKEQLHDNAVPMMQSQHFSMGRSAGFSLGGTYSSHRAQQQQHAPSVSSGNVSFSSVNNQDLLHLHGSDIFPSSHSTYHSQTSGPPGIGLRPLNSPNTVSGMGSYDQLIQQYQQHQNQSQFRLQMSAVNQSFRDQGMKSIQTAQPAPDPFGLLGLLSVIRMSDPDLTSLALGIDLTTLGLNLNSSENLHKTFGSPWSDESAKGDPEFTVPQCYYAKQPPALHQGYFSKFSVETLFYLFYSMPKDEAQLYAASELYNRGWFYHKEHRLWFIRVPNMEPLVKTNTYERGSYHCFDPSIFETVRKDNFVLHYEMLEKRPHLPQL from the exons ATGTCGGGGTTACTTAAT TCTTCTCTGAATGGATCTGCTTCAAATCTTCCAGATGGTGCTGGACGGTCTTTTGCTTCATCGTTTTCTGGTCAGTCTGGTGCAGCCTCCCCAAATTTTCATCACACTG GAGCTATTCAAGGATTGCACAATATTCATGGGAGCTTTAATGTTCCCAACATGCCCGGTACACTCACATCAAGAAACTCAACTATAAATAATGTACCATCGGGGGGTGTTCAACAACCCACTGGAAGCCTTTCTAGTGGAAGATTTACATCCAACAATCTCCCAGTTGCATTGTCTCAG CTATCTCATGGAAGCTCCCATTCAGGAATCACCAATAGAGGAG GATTGGGAGTAAACCCAATTTTGGGAAATGCAGGTCCTCGAATCACAAGTTCTGTGGGAAACATGGTTGGAGGAGGGAATATTGGAAGGACTGGTGGAGGATTGTCTGTGCCTGCTCTCGCATCTCGTCTAAATTTGGGTGCAAACAGTGGATCCGGTGGTTTAGGTATGCAAGGACCGAATCGATTGATGAGTGGTGTGCTTCCACAAG GATCTCCACAGGTAATTTCAATGCTAGGAAATTCTTATCCTAGTGGGGGTCCACTTTCCCAAAGCCATGTTCAAGCAGTGAGTAACTTGAACTCAATGGGGATGTTGAATGATGTGAATACCAATGACAGTTCACCTTTTGACATCAATGACTTCCCTCAACTGACAAGTCGTCCGAGTTCTGCTGGAGGGCCTCAAGGACAGTTGG GTTCTTTACGAAAACAGGGTCTTGGTGTTAGTCCCATTGTTCAACAAAACCAAGAGTTTAgcattcaaaatgaagatttcCCAGCTTTACCAGGATTCAAAG GTGGTAATGCAGATTATGCTATGGATATGCACCAGAAAGAACAACTTCATGACAATGCTGTGCCAATGATGCAATCTCAGCATTTCTCT ATGGGAAGGTCAGCTGGTTTCAGCTTAGGGGGTACATATTCATCACATCGAGCACAACAGCAACAGCATGCTCCTTCAGTCAGTAGTGGCAATGTCTCTTTTTCATCTGTTAACAACCAGGATCTTCTCCATCTACATGGATCAGATATTTTCCCATCTTCACATTCGACCTATCATTCACAG ACCAGTGGACCTCCTGGCATTGGATTAAGGCCGCTAAATTCTCCAAATACAGTTTCTGGTATGGGTTCGTATGACCAGCTCATCCAGCAATATCAACAGCACCAAAATCAGTCCCAGTTCCGCCTTCAAATGTCAGCTGTAAATCAGTCTTTTAGGGATCAGGGCATGAAGTCTATTCAAACTGCACAACCGGCACCAGATCCATTTGGTTTGCTCGGCCTGTTAAGTGTGATCCGGATGAGTGATCCTGACCTGACGTCTCTTgctcttggaattgatcttacTACTCTGGGGTTAAATTTGAATTCATCAGAAAATCTTCACAAGACCTTTGGGTCTCCATGGTCTGATGAATCAGCTAAGGGCGATCCAGAGTTTACTGTGCCACAATGTTATTATGCCAAACAGCCACCTGCTCTACAT CAAGGTTATTTTTCAAAGTTTTCGGTGGAAACAttgttttacttattttacaG CATGCCCAAAGATGAAGCACAATTATACGCCGCCAGTGAGCT TTACAACAGAGGTTGGTTTTATCACAAAGAACATCGTTTGTGGTTTATAAGAGTTCCCAACATGGAGCCGCTGGTTAAAACAAACACATACGAGAGAGGATCTTATCACTGTTTCGATCCAAGCATATTTGAAACCGTCCGAAAG GATAATTTTGTTCTTCATTATGAAATGTTGGAAAAGAGACCACATCTGCCTCAACTTTGA
- the LOC114379933 gene encoding probable NOT transcription complex subunit VIP2 isoform X3 — protein sequence MDLLQIFQMVLDGLLLHRFLVIAAGAIQGLHNIHGSFNVPNMPGTLTSRNSTINNVPSGGVQQPTGSLSSGRFTSNNLPVALSQLSHGSSHSGITNRGGISVVGNPGFSSSTNGVGGSIPGILPTSAAVGNRNAVPGLGVNPILGNAGPRITSSVGNMVGGGNIGRTGGGLSVPALASRLNLGANSGSGGLGMQGPNRLMSGVLPQGSPQVISMLGNSYPSGGPLSQSHVQAVSNLNSMGMLNDVNTNDSSPFDINDFPQLTSRPSSAGGPQGQLGSLRKQGLGVSPIVQQNQEFSIQNEDFPALPGFKGGNADYAMDMHQKEQLHDNAVPMMQSQHFSMGRSAGFSLGGTYSSHRAQQQQHAPSVSSGNVSFSSVNNQDLLHLHGSDIFPSSHSTYHSQTSGPPGIGLRPLNSPNTVSGMGSYDQLIQQYQQHQNQSQFRLQMSAVNQSFRDQGMKSIQTAQPAPDPFGLLGLLSVIRMSDPDLTSLALGIDLTTLGLNLNSSENLHKTFGSPWSDESAKGDPEFTVPQCYYAKQPPALHQGYFSKFSVETLFYLFYSMPKDEAQLYAASELYNRGWFYHKEHRLWFIRVPNMEPLVKTNTYERGSYHCFDPSIFETVRKDNFVLHYEMLEKRPHLPQL from the exons ATGGATCTGCTTCAAATCTTCCAGATGGTGCTGGACGGTCTTTTGCTTCATCGTTTTCTG GTTATTGCTGCAGGAGCTATTCAAGGATTGCACAATATTCATGGGAGCTTTAATGTTCCCAACATGCCCGGTACACTCACATCAAGAAACTCAACTATAAATAATGTACCATCGGGGGGTGTTCAACAACCCACTGGAAGCCTTTCTAGTGGAAGATTTACATCCAACAATCTCCCAGTTGCATTGTCTCAG CTATCTCATGGAAGCTCCCATTCAGGAATCACCAATAGAGGAGGTATAAGTGTTGTAGGAAACCCTGGATTTAGTAGTAGCACAAATGGAGTTGGTGGTTCTATTCCTGGGATTCTTCCTACATCTGCTGCAGTTGGTAACCGAAATGCTGTTCCAGGATTGGGAGTAAACCCAATTTTGGGAAATGCAGGTCCTCGAATCACAAGTTCTGTGGGAAACATGGTTGGAGGAGGGAATATTGGAAGGACTGGTGGAGGATTGTCTGTGCCTGCTCTCGCATCTCGTCTAAATTTGGGTGCAAACAGTGGATCCGGTGGTTTAGGTATGCAAGGACCGAATCGATTGATGAGTGGTGTGCTTCCACAAG GATCTCCACAGGTAATTTCAATGCTAGGAAATTCTTATCCTAGTGGGGGTCCACTTTCCCAAAGCCATGTTCAAGCAGTGAGTAACTTGAACTCAATGGGGATGTTGAATGATGTGAATACCAATGACAGTTCACCTTTTGACATCAATGACTTCCCTCAACTGACAAGTCGTCCGAGTTCTGCTGGAGGGCCTCAAGGACAGTTGG GTTCTTTACGAAAACAGGGTCTTGGTGTTAGTCCCATTGTTCAACAAAACCAAGAGTTTAgcattcaaaatgaagatttcCCAGCTTTACCAGGATTCAAAG GTGGTAATGCAGATTATGCTATGGATATGCACCAGAAAGAACAACTTCATGACAATGCTGTGCCAATGATGCAATCTCAGCATTTCTCT ATGGGAAGGTCAGCTGGTTTCAGCTTAGGGGGTACATATTCATCACATCGAGCACAACAGCAACAGCATGCTCCTTCAGTCAGTAGTGGCAATGTCTCTTTTTCATCTGTTAACAACCAGGATCTTCTCCATCTACATGGATCAGATATTTTCCCATCTTCACATTCGACCTATCATTCACAG ACCAGTGGACCTCCTGGCATTGGATTAAGGCCGCTAAATTCTCCAAATACAGTTTCTGGTATGGGTTCGTATGACCAGCTCATCCAGCAATATCAACAGCACCAAAATCAGTCCCAGTTCCGCCTTCAAATGTCAGCTGTAAATCAGTCTTTTAGGGATCAGGGCATGAAGTCTATTCAAACTGCACAACCGGCACCAGATCCATTTGGTTTGCTCGGCCTGTTAAGTGTGATCCGGATGAGTGATCCTGACCTGACGTCTCTTgctcttggaattgatcttacTACTCTGGGGTTAAATTTGAATTCATCAGAAAATCTTCACAAGACCTTTGGGTCTCCATGGTCTGATGAATCAGCTAAGGGCGATCCAGAGTTTACTGTGCCACAATGTTATTATGCCAAACAGCCACCTGCTCTACAT CAAGGTTATTTTTCAAAGTTTTCGGTGGAAACAttgttttacttattttacaG CATGCCCAAAGATGAAGCACAATTATACGCCGCCAGTGAGCT TTACAACAGAGGTTGGTTTTATCACAAAGAACATCGTTTGTGGTTTATAAGAGTTCCCAACATGGAGCCGCTGGTTAAAACAAACACATACGAGAGAGGATCTTATCACTGTTTCGATCCAAGCATATTTGAAACCGTCCGAAAG GATAATTTTGTTCTTCATTATGAAATGTTGGAAAAGAGACCACATCTGCCTCAACTTTGA
- the LOC114379933 gene encoding probable NOT transcription complex subunit VIP2 isoform X1 produces MSGLLNSSLNGSASNLPDGAGRSFASSFSGQSGAASPNFHHTGAIQGLHNIHGSFNVPNMPGTLTSRNSTINNVPSGGVQQPTGSLSSGRFTSNNLPVALSQLSHGSSHSGITNRGGISVVGNPGFSSSTNGVGGSIPGILPTSAAVGNRNAVPGLGVNPILGNAGPRITSSVGNMVGGGNIGRTGGGLSVPALASRLNLGANSGSGGLGMQGPNRLMSGVLPQGSPQVISMLGNSYPSGGPLSQSHVQAVSNLNSMGMLNDVNTNDSSPFDINDFPQLTSRPSSAGGPQGQLGSLRKQGLGVSPIVQQNQEFSIQNEDFPALPGFKGGNADYAMDMHQKEQLHDNAVPMMQSQHFSMGRSAGFSLGGTYSSHRAQQQQHAPSVSSGNVSFSSVNNQDLLHLHGSDIFPSSHSTYHSQTSGPPGIGLRPLNSPNTVSGMGSYDQLIQQYQQHQNQSQFRLQMSAVNQSFRDQGMKSIQTAQPAPDPFGLLGLLSVIRMSDPDLTSLALGIDLTTLGLNLNSSENLHKTFGSPWSDESAKGDPEFTVPQCYYAKQPPALHQGYFSKFSVETLFYLFYSMPKDEAQLYAASELYNRGWFYHKEHRLWFIRVPNMEPLVKTNTYERGSYHCFDPSIFETVRKDNFVLHYEMLEKRPHLPQL; encoded by the exons ATGTCGGGGTTACTTAAT TCTTCTCTGAATGGATCTGCTTCAAATCTTCCAGATGGTGCTGGACGGTCTTTTGCTTCATCGTTTTCTGGTCAGTCTGGTGCAGCCTCCCCAAATTTTCATCACACTG GAGCTATTCAAGGATTGCACAATATTCATGGGAGCTTTAATGTTCCCAACATGCCCGGTACACTCACATCAAGAAACTCAACTATAAATAATGTACCATCGGGGGGTGTTCAACAACCCACTGGAAGCCTTTCTAGTGGAAGATTTACATCCAACAATCTCCCAGTTGCATTGTCTCAG CTATCTCATGGAAGCTCCCATTCAGGAATCACCAATAGAGGAGGTATAAGTGTTGTAGGAAACCCTGGATTTAGTAGTAGCACAAATGGAGTTGGTGGTTCTATTCCTGGGATTCTTCCTACATCTGCTGCAGTTGGTAACCGAAATGCTGTTCCAGGATTGGGAGTAAACCCAATTTTGGGAAATGCAGGTCCTCGAATCACAAGTTCTGTGGGAAACATGGTTGGAGGAGGGAATATTGGAAGGACTGGTGGAGGATTGTCTGTGCCTGCTCTCGCATCTCGTCTAAATTTGGGTGCAAACAGTGGATCCGGTGGTTTAGGTATGCAAGGACCGAATCGATTGATGAGTGGTGTGCTTCCACAAG GATCTCCACAGGTAATTTCAATGCTAGGAAATTCTTATCCTAGTGGGGGTCCACTTTCCCAAAGCCATGTTCAAGCAGTGAGTAACTTGAACTCAATGGGGATGTTGAATGATGTGAATACCAATGACAGTTCACCTTTTGACATCAATGACTTCCCTCAACTGACAAGTCGTCCGAGTTCTGCTGGAGGGCCTCAAGGACAGTTGG GTTCTTTACGAAAACAGGGTCTTGGTGTTAGTCCCATTGTTCAACAAAACCAAGAGTTTAgcattcaaaatgaagatttcCCAGCTTTACCAGGATTCAAAG GTGGTAATGCAGATTATGCTATGGATATGCACCAGAAAGAACAACTTCATGACAATGCTGTGCCAATGATGCAATCTCAGCATTTCTCT ATGGGAAGGTCAGCTGGTTTCAGCTTAGGGGGTACATATTCATCACATCGAGCACAACAGCAACAGCATGCTCCTTCAGTCAGTAGTGGCAATGTCTCTTTTTCATCTGTTAACAACCAGGATCTTCTCCATCTACATGGATCAGATATTTTCCCATCTTCACATTCGACCTATCATTCACAG ACCAGTGGACCTCCTGGCATTGGATTAAGGCCGCTAAATTCTCCAAATACAGTTTCTGGTATGGGTTCGTATGACCAGCTCATCCAGCAATATCAACAGCACCAAAATCAGTCCCAGTTCCGCCTTCAAATGTCAGCTGTAAATCAGTCTTTTAGGGATCAGGGCATGAAGTCTATTCAAACTGCACAACCGGCACCAGATCCATTTGGTTTGCTCGGCCTGTTAAGTGTGATCCGGATGAGTGATCCTGACCTGACGTCTCTTgctcttggaattgatcttacTACTCTGGGGTTAAATTTGAATTCATCAGAAAATCTTCACAAGACCTTTGGGTCTCCATGGTCTGATGAATCAGCTAAGGGCGATCCAGAGTTTACTGTGCCACAATGTTATTATGCCAAACAGCCACCTGCTCTACAT CAAGGTTATTTTTCAAAGTTTTCGGTGGAAACAttgttttacttattttacaG CATGCCCAAAGATGAAGCACAATTATACGCCGCCAGTGAGCT TTACAACAGAGGTTGGTTTTATCACAAAGAACATCGTTTGTGGTTTATAAGAGTTCCCAACATGGAGCCGCTGGTTAAAACAAACACATACGAGAGAGGATCTTATCACTGTTTCGATCCAAGCATATTTGAAACCGTCCGAAAG GATAATTTTGTTCTTCATTATGAAATGTTGGAAAAGAGACCACATCTGCCTCAACTTTGA
- the LOC114379933 gene encoding probable NOT transcription complex subunit VIP2 isoform X5, with the protein MPGTLTSRNSTINNVPSGGVQQPTGSLSSGRFTSNNLPVALSQLSHGSSHSGITNRGGISVVGNPGFSSSTNGVGGSIPGILPTSAAVGNRNAVPGLGVNPILGNAGPRITSSVGNMVGGGNIGRTGGGLSVPALASRLNLGANSGSGGLGMQGPNRLMSGVLPQGSPQVISMLGNSYPSGGPLSQSHVQAVSNLNSMGMLNDVNTNDSSPFDINDFPQLTSRPSSAGGPQGQLGSLRKQGLGVSPIVQQNQEFSIQNEDFPALPGFKGGNADYAMDMHQKEQLHDNAVPMMQSQHFSMGRSAGFSLGGTYSSHRAQQQQHAPSVSSGNVSFSSVNNQDLLHLHGSDIFPSSHSTYHSQTSGPPGIGLRPLNSPNTVSGMGSYDQLIQQYQQHQNQSQFRLQMSAVNQSFRDQGMKSIQTAQPAPDPFGLLGLLSVIRMSDPDLTSLALGIDLTTLGLNLNSSENLHKTFGSPWSDESAKGDPEFTVPQCYYAKQPPALHQGYFSKFSVETLFYLFYSMPKDEAQLYAASELYNRGWFYHKEHRLWFIRVPNMEPLVKTNTYERGSYHCFDPSIFETVRKDNFVLHYEMLEKRPHLPQL; encoded by the exons ATGCCCGGTACACTCACATCAAGAAACTCAACTATAAATAATGTACCATCGGGGGGTGTTCAACAACCCACTGGAAGCCTTTCTAGTGGAAGATTTACATCCAACAATCTCCCAGTTGCATTGTCTCAG CTATCTCATGGAAGCTCCCATTCAGGAATCACCAATAGAGGAGGTATAAGTGTTGTAGGAAACCCTGGATTTAGTAGTAGCACAAATGGAGTTGGTGGTTCTATTCCTGGGATTCTTCCTACATCTGCTGCAGTTGGTAACCGAAATGCTGTTCCAGGATTGGGAGTAAACCCAATTTTGGGAAATGCAGGTCCTCGAATCACAAGTTCTGTGGGAAACATGGTTGGAGGAGGGAATATTGGAAGGACTGGTGGAGGATTGTCTGTGCCTGCTCTCGCATCTCGTCTAAATTTGGGTGCAAACAGTGGATCCGGTGGTTTAGGTATGCAAGGACCGAATCGATTGATGAGTGGTGTGCTTCCACAAG GATCTCCACAGGTAATTTCAATGCTAGGAAATTCTTATCCTAGTGGGGGTCCACTTTCCCAAAGCCATGTTCAAGCAGTGAGTAACTTGAACTCAATGGGGATGTTGAATGATGTGAATACCAATGACAGTTCACCTTTTGACATCAATGACTTCCCTCAACTGACAAGTCGTCCGAGTTCTGCTGGAGGGCCTCAAGGACAGTTGG GTTCTTTACGAAAACAGGGTCTTGGTGTTAGTCCCATTGTTCAACAAAACCAAGAGTTTAgcattcaaaatgaagatttcCCAGCTTTACCAGGATTCAAAG GTGGTAATGCAGATTATGCTATGGATATGCACCAGAAAGAACAACTTCATGACAATGCTGTGCCAATGATGCAATCTCAGCATTTCTCT ATGGGAAGGTCAGCTGGTTTCAGCTTAGGGGGTACATATTCATCACATCGAGCACAACAGCAACAGCATGCTCCTTCAGTCAGTAGTGGCAATGTCTCTTTTTCATCTGTTAACAACCAGGATCTTCTCCATCTACATGGATCAGATATTTTCCCATCTTCACATTCGACCTATCATTCACAG ACCAGTGGACCTCCTGGCATTGGATTAAGGCCGCTAAATTCTCCAAATACAGTTTCTGGTATGGGTTCGTATGACCAGCTCATCCAGCAATATCAACAGCACCAAAATCAGTCCCAGTTCCGCCTTCAAATGTCAGCTGTAAATCAGTCTTTTAGGGATCAGGGCATGAAGTCTATTCAAACTGCACAACCGGCACCAGATCCATTTGGTTTGCTCGGCCTGTTAAGTGTGATCCGGATGAGTGATCCTGACCTGACGTCTCTTgctcttggaattgatcttacTACTCTGGGGTTAAATTTGAATTCATCAGAAAATCTTCACAAGACCTTTGGGTCTCCATGGTCTGATGAATCAGCTAAGGGCGATCCAGAGTTTACTGTGCCACAATGTTATTATGCCAAACAGCCACCTGCTCTACAT CAAGGTTATTTTTCAAAGTTTTCGGTGGAAACAttgttttacttattttacaG CATGCCCAAAGATGAAGCACAATTATACGCCGCCAGTGAGCT TTACAACAGAGGTTGGTTTTATCACAAAGAACATCGTTTGTGGTTTATAAGAGTTCCCAACATGGAGCCGCTGGTTAAAACAAACACATACGAGAGAGGATCTTATCACTGTTTCGATCCAAGCATATTTGAAACCGTCCGAAAG GATAATTTTGTTCTTCATTATGAAATGTTGGAAAAGAGACCACATCTGCCTCAACTTTGA